In Microbacterium binotii, one DNA window encodes the following:
- a CDS encoding Pr6Pr family membrane protein, with the protein MHVPDRRVALAYRLIAAVLMAWGIARVTGILDGRPSPVEFLYYTVLSNLLCLVWMVVLAVRTIADLRADGPRGASTPSPRFSLAVAFAITVTMLIYLIVLVPETYTQGNGYQPFTLTDNLIHIITPSLAIADWLLFVPKGRSRWFDPPLWTLIPYVYLAFAFVYGAAGGRFAGGGQYPYPFMNVDRNGVDGVVLWIVGLTLALEVVAYVYVLIDKGLGASARRMRRAAPLRAAADAGAGRG; encoded by the coding sequence ATGCATGTGCCCGATCGCCGCGTCGCCCTCGCCTACCGTCTCATCGCGGCGGTCCTCATGGCGTGGGGGATCGCGCGGGTCACCGGCATCCTGGACGGACGACCCAGCCCCGTTGAGTTCCTCTATTACACGGTGCTCAGCAACCTGCTCTGCCTCGTCTGGATGGTGGTCCTCGCCGTTCGCACGATCGCCGACCTTCGCGCGGACGGACCGCGCGGTGCGTCGACGCCCTCCCCGCGCTTCTCGCTCGCCGTGGCCTTCGCGATCACGGTGACGATGCTGATCTATCTGATCGTGCTCGTGCCCGAGACGTACACCCAGGGCAACGGGTATCAGCCGTTCACGCTGACCGACAACCTGATCCACATCATCACGCCCTCGCTGGCGATCGCCGACTGGCTGCTGTTCGTGCCCAAGGGGCGCAGCCGGTGGTTCGATCCGCCCCTGTGGACGCTCATCCCGTACGTGTACCTCGCGTTCGCGTTCGTCTACGGGGCGGCCGGCGGTCGGTTCGCCGGCGGGGGTCAGTACCCGTACCCGTTCATGAACGTCGACCGTAACGGGGTCGACGGGGTCGTGCTCTGGATCGTGGGTCTCACACTTGCGCTCGAGGTCGTCGCCTACGTCTACGTCCTCATCGACAAGGGACTCGGCGCATCGGCCCGGCGGATGCGGCGGGCGGCCCCCCTCCGCGCGGCGGCGGATGCGGGCGCCGGGCGCGGCTGA
- a CDS encoding YbaB/EbfC family nucleoid-associated protein, whose translation MDQTAAEEMREALQRIDEQVAQAAAHADQMQLLAAQISELSAEVSSPRGEVSITVDVSGRLTDLRFDDSAFDLTPRELSALVLDAVVEGYRRTSTASVDLAEATLGPQSPTVAHLRDGVEANAPRINRPDEGTIR comes from the coding sequence ATGGACCAGACGGCAGCAGAAGAGATGCGCGAGGCACTGCAGCGCATCGATGAGCAGGTTGCGCAGGCGGCCGCTCACGCTGACCAGATGCAGCTGCTCGCTGCGCAGATCTCGGAGCTCAGCGCTGAGGTGAGCTCGCCGAGGGGCGAGGTATCGATCACCGTCGATGTCAGCGGTCGGTTGACCGACCTCCGGTTCGACGACTCCGCCTTCGATCTCACGCCGCGTGAACTCTCGGCGCTTGTGCTCGACGCGGTCGTCGAGGGCTATCGGCGCACGAGTACGGCGAGTGTCGACCTCGCCGAAGCGACGCTCGGCCCGCAGTCGCCGACCGTCGCCCATCTGCGCGACGGGGTGGAAGCCAACGCGCCGCGAATCAATCGGCCCGACGAGGGGACGATCCGATGA
- a CDS encoding amidohydrolase: MTLDLEALYIDLHRHPELSFQETRTAGVIARTLETLGIPFTEGVGRTGVVATLTNGDGPVVWLRADMDGLPVAERTGLAYASTARGVDPQGADVPVMHACGHDMHVTALLGALERLVATASEWSGTVVAVFQPAEEFGAGSKAMIADGVLDRFPRPDIVLGQHVTPLPAGTIGVRPGTQMAASDGLTVTLHGRGGHGSRPHATIDPIVMAAAAIMRLQTVASREVDPREVAVVTVGSVHAGLKHNIIPAEATLQLSLRYADDGMRERVLERVERIIRAEADASGAEVPPTIVTDHTLPPTINDADATARLTAAFRRAYGDAAVVDPGMFTGSEDVSWFAREAGVPLVFWFWGGIDPELFARASAEGTIDRDVPTNHSPFFAPVLHPTIERGVENLVIAAREWLG; this comes from the coding sequence ATGACCCTGGACCTCGAAGCGCTGTACATCGACCTGCACCGCCACCCCGAGCTGTCGTTCCAGGAGACGCGCACCGCGGGTGTGATCGCCCGCACGCTGGAGACGCTCGGGATCCCCTTCACCGAGGGTGTCGGCCGCACCGGCGTCGTGGCGACGCTCACCAACGGCGACGGGCCGGTCGTCTGGTTGCGTGCCGACATGGACGGTCTGCCCGTCGCCGAGCGCACCGGCCTCGCGTACGCGAGCACGGCGCGCGGCGTCGACCCGCAGGGCGCGGACGTGCCGGTGATGCACGCGTGTGGCCACGACATGCACGTGACCGCACTCCTGGGTGCGCTCGAACGGCTCGTGGCGACCGCATCCGAATGGTCGGGAACGGTCGTCGCCGTCTTCCAGCCCGCCGAGGAGTTCGGCGCGGGCTCGAAGGCGATGATCGCCGACGGCGTGCTGGATCGTTTCCCGCGGCCCGACATCGTGCTCGGTCAGCACGTCACGCCTTTGCCTGCCGGGACGATCGGCGTGCGACCCGGAACCCAGATGGCGGCGTCGGACGGGCTGACCGTCACCCTGCACGGACGCGGCGGCCACGGTTCTCGCCCACACGCCACGATCGACCCGATCGTCATGGCCGCCGCCGCCATCATGCGCCTGCAGACGGTCGCCTCACGCGAGGTCGACCCGCGCGAGGTCGCCGTGGTCACGGTCGGATCGGTGCACGCCGGACTCAAGCACAACATCATCCCCGCCGAGGCGACGCTGCAGCTCAGCCTCCGCTACGCGGACGACGGGATGCGGGAACGCGTACTCGAACGGGTGGAGCGGATCATCCGGGCCGAGGCCGATGCCTCCGGTGCCGAGGTACCGCCCACGATCGTCACCGACCACACGCTGCCGCCGACGATCAACGACGCCGACGCGACCGCCCGGCTGACGGCGGCTTTCCGACGCGCCTACGGCGACGCGGCGGTGGTGGACCCCGGCATGTTCACCGGCAGCGAGGACGTCTCGTGGTTCGCGCGCGAGGCGGGCGTGCCGCTCGTGTTCTGGTTCTGGGGCGGCATCGACCCGGAGCTGTTCGCCCGCGCGAGCGCCGAGGGCACGATCGACCGCGACGTGCCGACGAACCACTCGCCCTTCTTCGCCCCCGTCCTGCATCCCACGATCGAGCGCGGCGTCGAGAACCTCGTCATCGCCGCGCGCGAGTGGCTGGGCTGA
- a CDS encoding glycoside hydrolase family 13 protein codes for MTSTHDASTVIAAPGSEWWRAAVIYQIYPRSFADANGDGIGDLPGITARLDALAELGIDAIWLSPFMVSPQKDAGYDVADYCDVDPLFGTLDDFDAMLAKAHGLGIRVIVDLVPNHSSDQHVWFQQALVAAPGSPERARYIFRDGKGENGELPPNNWESVFGGGMWERVIEADGTPGQWYLHIFDVSQADFDWTNPEVQEYFRGVLRFWLDRGVDGFRVDVAHGMIKKDGLPDYTPPADGDSMGGDEDDVPYWGQPGVHEIYRDWHKVLAEYDGDRALCAEAWLPTPDKTALWVRPDEMHQAFNFPYLTTAWEADALRTVISDSLRAFPAVGAPATWVLSNHDVIRHASRLALSAESPQGEGIGPLSEAQPIPALGLRRARAATAVMLSLPGSAYIYQGEELGLPEVIDIPDDARQDPTWFRTNHEKYGRDGCRVPIPWEAASPAYGFNGTGASWLPQPAEWAQHARDVEQRDPDSTLALYTHLLQVRKAHGLGAAPFTWLDGYPETVLAFRSGDVTVIANLGDDAIDLPTGDVLVSSEPLDGRQLPADTAVWLANA; via the coding sequence ATGACCTCGACGCACGATGCCTCGACCGTGATCGCCGCGCCCGGATCCGAGTGGTGGCGCGCTGCCGTGATCTACCAGATCTATCCGCGCTCGTTCGCGGACGCCAACGGCGACGGCATCGGCGACCTCCCCGGCATCACCGCCCGCCTCGACGCGCTCGCCGAGCTGGGCATCGACGCGATCTGGCTGAGCCCCTTCATGGTCTCGCCCCAGAAGGATGCCGGCTACGACGTCGCCGACTACTGCGACGTCGACCCGCTGTTCGGCACCCTCGACGATTTCGACGCCATGCTGGCCAAGGCGCACGGCCTCGGCATCCGCGTCATCGTCGACCTCGTGCCCAACCACTCCTCCGACCAGCACGTCTGGTTCCAGCAGGCCCTCGTCGCCGCCCCTGGCAGCCCCGAGCGCGCGCGGTACATCTTCCGCGACGGCAAGGGTGAGAACGGCGAGCTGCCGCCCAACAACTGGGAGTCCGTGTTCGGCGGCGGGATGTGGGAGCGCGTCATCGAGGCCGACGGCACCCCGGGCCAGTGGTACCTGCACATCTTCGACGTGAGCCAGGCCGACTTCGACTGGACCAACCCCGAGGTGCAGGAGTACTTCCGCGGCGTGCTGCGGTTCTGGCTCGACCGGGGCGTCGACGGATTCCGAGTGGACGTCGCCCACGGAATGATCAAGAAGGACGGCCTGCCGGACTACACGCCTCCCGCCGACGGCGACTCGATGGGCGGCGACGAGGACGACGTGCCCTACTGGGGACAGCCCGGCGTCCACGAGATCTACCGCGACTGGCACAAGGTGCTCGCCGAGTACGACGGCGACCGCGCACTGTGCGCCGAGGCGTGGCTGCCCACGCCCGACAAGACCGCGCTGTGGGTGCGACCCGACGAGATGCACCAGGCGTTCAACTTCCCGTACCTGACGACGGCGTGGGAAGCGGATGCCCTCCGCACGGTCATCAGCGACTCGCTGCGAGCGTTCCCCGCGGTCGGCGCCCCCGCCACCTGGGTGCTCTCCAACCACGACGTGATCCGTCACGCCTCGCGCCTCGCCCTCTCGGCCGAGAGCCCGCAGGGCGAAGGCATCGGACCGCTTTCCGAAGCCCAGCCGATCCCCGCGCTCGGCCTGCGCCGCGCCCGCGCGGCCACCGCCGTCATGCTCTCCCTGCCCGGCTCCGCCTACATCTATCAGGGCGAGGAGCTCGGGCTGCCCGAGGTCATCGACATCCCCGACGACGCGCGCCAGGACCCGACGTGGTTCCGCACGAACCACGAGAAGTACGGCCGCGACGGCTGCCGCGTCCCGATCCCGTGGGAGGCCGCATCCCCCGCCTACGGCTTCAACGGCACGGGCGCATCGTGGCTGCCGCAGCCCGCGGAGTGGGCGCAGCACGCGCGCGACGTGGAGCAGCGCGATCCCGACTCCACGCTGGCGCTCTACACGCACCTACTCCAGGTGCGGAAGGCGCACGGCCTGGGCGCCGCCCCCTTCACCTGGCTCGACGGCTACCCGGAGACGGTGCTCGCCTTCCGCAGCGGCGACGTCACGGTGATCGCCAACCTCGGCGACGACGCGATCGATCTGCCCACCGGCGACGTCCTCGTCTCGAGCGAACCGCTCGACGGACGTCAGCTTCCCGCCGACACGGCCGTCTGGCTCGCCAACGCCTGA
- a CDS encoding adenine phosphoribosyltransferase, which yields MTPSNSAALDRAEKLIAVIPDYPEPGVLFRDIAPLLADGEGLRVVIDAMLEPFAGTYDVVAGIEARGFLLAGAAAIAAGVGLVPIRKAGKLPRPAASVDYALEYGTATIEMHDDIAPGTRVLLLDDVLATGGTIAAARDLVERIGCSVAGVAVLMELDALGGRSVAGHDDLHSVFHA from the coding sequence GTGACCCCCTCGAATTCCGCCGCGCTCGACCGCGCCGAAAAGCTCATCGCCGTCATCCCCGACTACCCGGAGCCCGGCGTGCTCTTCCGTGACATCGCGCCGCTGCTCGCCGACGGTGAGGGCCTTCGTGTGGTCATCGACGCGATGCTCGAGCCGTTCGCCGGTACCTACGACGTGGTCGCCGGTATCGAGGCGCGCGGGTTCCTGCTGGCCGGAGCCGCGGCCATCGCCGCGGGCGTGGGCCTCGTGCCGATCCGCAAGGCGGGCAAGTTGCCGCGGCCGGCCGCATCCGTCGACTACGCGCTCGAGTACGGCACCGCGACGATCGAGATGCACGACGACATCGCCCCGGGGACGCGTGTGCTTCTGCTGGACGACGTTCTCGCGACGGGCGGCACCATCGCCGCAGCGCGCGACCTGGTGGAGCGGATCGGTTGCTCCGTGGCCGGCGTGGCCGTGCTCATGGAGCTCGACGCTCTGGGCGGCCGGTCGGTGGCCGGGCACGACGACCTGCACTCCGTGTTCCACGCCTGA
- a CDS encoding HNH endonuclease signature motif containing protein gives MSSKVASVVGLSDADAAALASIAHQVDAAQADLAAAQARLVRALARAEELACRMSDGQSRSARGADMAHRAIASELAVPLRISDRTMQRRMVEAAELVTSYPATVDAWEAGHITQAHVRVISESGGGLPGHARAEFEQRALVRCEEDTAGRARTSVQMIAERLHPRTLTERHRDAAEMRAVTVHPLDDGMCELTAIIPLLLGDAIHDRLTHMAAVIHDARGAAAQRLRIGGDRTDEIVVSDARTVDQVRADVLTDLLLSASPAVDPTASGDQPGTLGAIRAHVQVVVPALTLLHASEHPADLAGRAPIDAGTARLLAGAASGWDRLLTHPATGQVLATDRYQPTPDLRRRLRARDAHCRFPGCRVPALRHEHDHTHDHALGGSTTLENLEGLCQRHHSMKQFTGWRVRQIHAGVLAWTSPLGYTYIDEPPSPSVHFVPEFAPPEPDPPPTGPPPPF, from the coding sequence ATGTCTTCGAAGGTTGCGAGCGTCGTCGGTCTCTCCGACGCGGATGCGGCTGCGCTCGCATCCATCGCACACCAGGTGGATGCGGCGCAGGCCGACCTCGCCGCCGCGCAGGCGCGTCTGGTGCGCGCACTCGCCCGCGCGGAGGAGCTCGCGTGCCGGATGAGCGACGGGCAGAGTCGGTCCGCGCGCGGCGCCGACATGGCCCACCGCGCCATCGCGAGCGAACTGGCGGTTCCGCTGCGGATCTCAGACCGCACGATGCAGCGCCGGATGGTCGAGGCCGCCGAGCTCGTGACGAGTTATCCGGCAACCGTCGACGCGTGGGAGGCGGGGCACATCACGCAGGCGCACGTCCGCGTGATCAGCGAGAGCGGCGGCGGGCTGCCAGGGCACGCACGAGCGGAGTTCGAGCAGCGCGCGCTCGTGCGGTGTGAGGAAGACACCGCGGGCCGCGCCCGCACGAGTGTGCAGATGATCGCCGAGCGGCTGCATCCGCGTACCCTCACGGAGCGCCACCGCGATGCGGCCGAGATGCGCGCCGTGACCGTTCACCCCCTCGACGACGGCATGTGCGAGCTGACCGCCATCATCCCCCTCCTGCTGGGCGACGCCATCCACGACCGCCTCACCCACATGGCGGCCGTCATCCACGACGCCCGCGGAGCCGCTGCGCAGCGACTGCGCATCGGCGGCGATCGAACAGACGAGATCGTGGTGTCAGACGCGCGGACGGTGGACCAGGTACGTGCGGATGTCCTCACCGACCTCCTCCTGAGCGCGTCCCCTGCGGTAGATCCCACCGCCAGCGGCGATCAGCCCGGCACTCTCGGTGCCATCCGCGCCCACGTGCAGGTCGTCGTGCCCGCGCTGACTCTGCTGCACGCATCCGAGCATCCGGCCGACCTCGCTGGACGAGCACCGATCGACGCCGGCACCGCCCGGCTCCTGGCCGGGGCCGCGTCGGGCTGGGATCGCCTGCTGACCCACCCCGCGACGGGCCAGGTACTCGCCACCGACCGCTACCAGCCCACGCCCGATCTTCGGCGTCGGCTGCGCGCCCGCGACGCGCACTGCCGGTTCCCCGGATGCCGCGTGCCCGCCCTTCGCCACGAGCACGACCACACGCACGACCACGCACTGGGCGGGTCCACGACGCTCGAGAACCTCGAAGGGCTGTGTCAACGCCACCACTCCATGAAGCAGTTCACCGGCTGGCGCGTGAGACAGATCCACGCGGGCGTCCTCGCGTGGACCTCGCCCCTCGGATACACCTACATCGACGAGCCGCCGTCACCCAGCGTGCATTTCGTCCCCGAGTTCGCGCCACCCGAGCCCGACCCTCCGCCCACGGGTCCACCGCCGCCGTTCTGA
- a CDS encoding NAD(P)-dependent alcohol dehydrogenase codes for MSTTALAAVLNGVDESFVFEDVVLQDPRPDELLVRIVAAGLCHTDLAVQHGHIPSAFPRVLGHEGAGIVERVGADVTGFAEGDHVAVSFASCGRCENCLAGRPAYCLQFMLLNIGGVRADGTGTMALPDGGDVVGSFFGQSSFATHALVAARNAVKIDEDVPLELVGPLGCGIQTGAGTVLNSLGVGAGDALVVSGTGAVGLSAIMAAKAAGATTIVAVDVLPERLEAAKRLGATHLVDGKADDVVDQIKAATGGIGAEYALDTTAIPAVIGNLVASARFGAKVATVGVPKPDAVAPVGLFSGSGVTLVGAIEGDAVPQTFIPKLLAMYKAGEFPFDTLVTTYPFDEIERAIADTQSGAAVKAVLVMP; via the coding sequence ATGTCCACCACCGCCCTCGCAGCCGTGCTCAACGGAGTCGACGAGTCGTTCGTCTTCGAAGACGTCGTGCTCCAGGATCCCCGCCCCGACGAGCTGCTCGTCCGCATCGTCGCGGCCGGCCTCTGCCACACCGACCTCGCCGTGCAGCACGGCCACATCCCGAGCGCCTTCCCGCGCGTGCTGGGCCACGAAGGCGCGGGCATCGTCGAGCGCGTGGGCGCCGACGTGACCGGCTTCGCCGAGGGCGACCACGTCGCGGTGTCGTTCGCATCGTGCGGTCGCTGCGAGAACTGTCTCGCCGGACGCCCCGCGTACTGCCTGCAGTTCATGCTCCTCAACATCGGAGGCGTCCGCGCCGACGGAACCGGAACGATGGCTCTCCCCGACGGCGGCGACGTCGTCGGCAGCTTCTTCGGACAGTCGTCGTTCGCGACGCACGCCCTGGTGGCGGCGCGCAACGCGGTGAAGATCGACGAGGACGTCCCCCTCGAACTCGTGGGACCGCTCGGATGCGGTATCCAGACCGGCGCGGGAACCGTGCTGAACTCGCTCGGCGTCGGCGCGGGCGACGCGCTCGTGGTCAGCGGAACGGGGGCCGTCGGGCTGTCGGCGATCATGGCGGCCAAGGCTGCAGGGGCGACGACGATCGTTGCCGTCGACGTTCTGCCCGAGCGCCTCGAGGCCGCGAAGCGTCTCGGTGCCACGCACCTCGTCGACGGTAAGGCGGACGACGTCGTCGACCAGATCAAGGCGGCCACGGGCGGCATCGGAGCCGAGTACGCGCTCGACACCACGGCGATTCCCGCGGTCATCGGCAATCTCGTCGCTTCGGCGCGTTTCGGAGCGAAGGTCGCCACGGTCGGCGTTCCGAAGCCGGACGCGGTCGCCCCCGTCGGCCTGTTCTCCGGCTCCGGTGTGACCCTCGTCGGCGCGATCGAAGGCGACGCCGTGCCGCAGACCTTCATTCCGAAGCTGCTGGCCATGTACAAGGCCGGCGAGTTCCCGTTCGACACCCTCGTGACCACCTACCCGTTCGATGAGATCGAGAGGGCGATCGCCGACACGCAGTCCGGCGCAGCCGTCAAGGCCGTCCTGGTCATGCCCTGA
- a CDS encoding helix-turn-helix transcriptional regulator, translating into MDRAALAEFLRSRREQLRPGDVGLPTGPRRRASGLRREEVAQLAAMSTDYYTRLEQQRGPQPSTQMLASLARALRLSADERDYLFRVAGHNAPDRILARDHVAPALQRVFDRLADTPAVIISSLGETLLQNRMGAALLGDHAGARGWERYEAYRWFAHPDAVRARYPRDDHERQSRALVSGLRAVLAVEGMRAQALVDELLQISDEFAALWERQEVARRFSDHKVLLHPEIGPVEVDCQVLFTEDQSQSLLVLTAVPGSSDEEKLRLLDVVGIQQFGRVD; encoded by the coding sequence ATGGATCGCGCCGCCCTCGCCGAATTCCTCCGCTCTCGTCGCGAACAGCTGCGCCCGGGTGACGTGGGGCTGCCGACAGGACCGCGCCGGCGTGCGAGCGGCCTGCGCCGCGAGGAGGTCGCGCAGCTCGCGGCGATGTCGACCGACTACTACACGCGGCTCGAGCAGCAGCGAGGACCGCAGCCGAGCACGCAGATGCTCGCCTCGCTCGCTCGTGCGCTGCGGCTGTCGGCGGACGAGCGCGACTATCTGTTCCGCGTCGCCGGTCACAACGCTCCCGACCGCATCCTGGCTCGTGATCACGTGGCCCCTGCGCTCCAGCGCGTCTTCGACCGTCTCGCGGATACACCGGCGGTGATCATCTCGTCACTGGGCGAGACGCTGCTGCAGAACCGGATGGGTGCGGCACTGCTCGGCGATCATGCCGGGGCGAGAGGGTGGGAGCGCTACGAGGCGTACCGCTGGTTCGCACACCCGGATGCGGTACGCGCCCGCTATCCGCGTGACGACCACGAACGGCAGTCGCGTGCTCTCGTCTCGGGGCTTCGCGCCGTGCTCGCCGTCGAGGGGATGCGCGCGCAGGCGCTCGTCGACGAGCTGCTGCAGATCAGCGACGAGTTCGCGGCGCTGTGGGAGAGGCAGGAGGTGGCGCGCCGGTTCAGCGATCACAAGGTGCTGCTGCACCCTGAGATCGGACCGGTCGAGGTGGACTGCCAGGTGCTGTTCACCGAGGACCAGTCGCAGTCCCTCCTCGTGCTCACCGCGGTGCCCGGTTCGAGCGACGAGGAGAAGCTGCGGCTGCTGGACGTGGTCGGGATCCAGCAGTTCGGCCGCGTCGACTGA
- a CDS encoding bleomycin resistance protein, with product MTDRAVPHLPSRDFEATVAFYGGFGFQPTYRDSEWLIIERGDLQLEFFPAADLDPTRSSFMCGLRVDDLDTLYDSIRASGVAERTEGHPRLHAPLRQTWGRRVAHLIDLDGTQVNLIENEP from the coding sequence ATGACCGATCGAGCGGTTCCCCACCTTCCGTCCCGCGACTTCGAGGCGACGGTCGCGTTCTACGGCGGTTTCGGGTTCCAGCCCACGTATCGCGACAGCGAGTGGCTGATCATCGAACGCGGCGACCTGCAGCTCGAGTTCTTCCCTGCCGCCGATCTGGATCCGACCCGGAGCTCGTTCATGTGCGGCCTGCGCGTCGACGATCTCGACACGCTCTACGACTCCATCCGGGCGAGCGGCGTCGCTGAGCGGACAGAGGGGCACCCTCGGCTGCACGCCCCGCTTCGTCAGACCTGGGGGCGTCGGGTCGCGCACCTCATCGACCTCGACGGCACGCAGGTGAACCTCATCGAGAACGAGCCCTAG
- a CDS encoding HAAS signaling domain-containing protein — MTGSRSTRRSTGLRASLYLMRVDWHLEAAVPASERRRILRSLREEIDDDPRPLEAALGDLGSPRALAARYGEGGRPRPLWSIGVLTALAALFTYWVIFLAFVGGMLAVVDTAAPMSAQARFLFVPVIAFSNPDGIGIGWSGGAEWLVVPAVVVAVALLLGARSWRLFRRAELA, encoded by the coding sequence ATGACCGGTTCACGATCCACCCGCCGCTCGACGGGGCTGCGCGCATCGCTCTACCTGATGCGCGTCGACTGGCACCTCGAAGCTGCGGTGCCCGCATCCGAACGCCGCCGCATCCTCCGCTCGTTGCGCGAGGAGATCGACGATGATCCGCGACCCCTCGAGGCGGCACTCGGTGACCTCGGGTCGCCGCGCGCACTCGCGGCACGATACGGCGAGGGGGGACGACCGAGGCCGCTGTGGTCGATCGGCGTGCTCACCGCTCTGGCTGCCCTCTTCACGTACTGGGTGATCTTCCTCGCGTTCGTCGGAGGGATGCTGGCGGTCGTCGATACTGCCGCGCCCATGAGCGCCCAGGCTCGCTTCCTCTTCGTCCCCGTCATCGCGTTCTCGAACCCGGACGGCATCGGCATCGGCTGGTCCGGCGGCGCGGAGTGGCTCGTAGTCCCCGCCGTGGTGGTGGCCGTCGCGCTCCTTCTGGGCGCGCGGTCGTGGCGCCTGTTCCGGCGCGCCGAGCTCGCCTAG
- a CDS encoding PadR family transcriptional regulator yields MLTLHLIHARESYGYELVERLAALGLDASTGLVYPVLNRMEREGWVTTTSKPSPSGPPRKYFALTSAGMTALADARTQWEQTASAVDHALTSGREGA; encoded by the coding sequence ATGCTCACGCTGCACCTCATCCATGCGCGCGAGTCGTACGGCTACGAGCTCGTCGAACGGCTCGCTGCGCTCGGCCTGGATGCGAGCACGGGTCTCGTCTACCCGGTGTTGAACCGGATGGAGCGCGAGGGCTGGGTGACGACGACCTCGAAGCCCTCGCCGAGCGGGCCGCCTCGGAAGTACTTCGCGCTCACTTCGGCGGGAATGACAGCACTCGCCGATGCCCGCACGCAGTGGGAACAGACGGCCTCGGCCGTCGATCACGCACTCACTTCCGGAAGGGAAGGCGCATGA